One window from the genome of Nicotiana tomentosiformis chromosome 5, ASM39032v3, whole genome shotgun sequence encodes:
- the LOC138892170 gene encoding uncharacterized protein, translated as MSDEEQKRLERFRRLRPPAFSGAESEDAQEFLDRCQQILRMTGILETSEVSFTTFELSGAAFRWWKAYELSRPVGAAPLSWYEFSVLFLEMFVSQTCREELRRQFEQLLHEGMSITPYEMRFLELAHHAIWLVPTDRERIRRFIDSLNYGLQFVMTQEIASGARFDEVVDVARHLEQVHSQEHEETEAKRPRDFVISMLFDVI; from the coding sequence ATGAGTGACGAGGAGCAAAAGAGGCTAGAGCGATTTAGGAGGCTCAGGCCTCCagcattcagtggggctgagtcagaggatgctcaggagtTCTTAGATAGGTGCCAGCAGATTCTTCGCAtgacaggtattctggagactagtgaaGTCTCATTTACTACGTTTGAGCTATCgggggcagccttcagatggtggaagGCCTATGAGTTGAGCCGGCCAGTCGGCGCTGCACCACTTTCGTGgtatgagttctcagttctcttcttagagatgTTTGTTTCGCAGACCTGTAGGGAGGAGttacgtaggcagtttgagcagctacttCATGAGGGCATGTCAATTACCccgtatgagatgagatttttagagttggctcatcacgcgatctggttggttcccacagatagagagaggattaggaggttcattgatagcctcaactatggactgcaATTCGTTATGACTCAGGAGAttgcatcaggtgctaggtttgatgaggtagttgatgTTGCTAGGCATCTAGAGCAGGTTCATagtcaggagcatgaggagacggaggccaagaggcctcgtgatttcgtaatttcgatgttgtttgatgtgatttga